One window from the genome of Candidatus Nanopelagicales bacterium encodes:
- the serA gene encoding phosphoglycerate dehydrogenase: protein MTKPRVLIAEELSPATVEALGPDFEIVECDGADRAALLPAIADVDAILVRSATQIDAEALAAAKKLKVVARAGVGLDNVDVKAATQAGVMVVNAPTSNIVSAAELAVALLLASARNIVPANLALTKGEWKRSKYNGVELSDKVVGVVGLGRIGILVAQRLSAFGVQLIAYDPYVQPARAAQLGIRMVTLDDLLVESDFITVHLPKTPETIGLIGDAELHKVKPTVRIINAARGGIVDEKALYEAIVDGRVAGAGVDVYAKEPCTDSPLFSLEQVVATPHLGASTDEAQEKAGIAVARSVRLALAGELVPDAVNVQGGQMADQIKPLVPLAEQLGLIACSLAGDAVERVDVEVLGDVIDHDVRVLELSALKGVFQNLVHDPVSFVNAPVLAEQRGVEVALTTNRESGDHRSLVRVRLTLTNGSKVEVAGTSTGPRNIGKLVELDGYDIDVAISDQLAFLRYHDKPGVVGVVGRVLGEAGVNIANMQVARNDSGHALIVLTLDQPAPAATLEAIVKEIDAHSGRAVSLI from the coding sequence GTGACTAAACCACGTGTACTCATCGCCGAAGAACTGTCCCCAGCAACCGTCGAGGCCCTTGGCCCGGACTTTGAGATCGTGGAATGCGATGGTGCCGACCGCGCTGCCTTGCTTCCTGCGATCGCTGACGTAGACGCCATTTTGGTGCGTTCAGCAACTCAAATCGATGCTGAGGCCCTTGCAGCTGCCAAGAAGCTCAAGGTTGTTGCCCGTGCAGGTGTTGGTCTGGACAACGTCGATGTGAAGGCTGCAACTCAAGCCGGCGTCATGGTGGTCAACGCTCCAACCTCAAACATCGTGTCGGCTGCAGAGCTCGCAGTTGCTTTGTTGCTGGCTAGCGCTCGCAACATCGTTCCGGCAAACCTTGCGCTCACCAAGGGGGAGTGGAAGCGCTCGAAATACAACGGTGTTGAACTTTCCGACAAGGTGGTTGGCGTTGTTGGTCTTGGCCGCATCGGCATTCTGGTCGCTCAGCGCTTGAGCGCCTTCGGTGTGCAACTCATTGCTTATGACCCATACGTGCAGCCAGCACGTGCTGCTCAGCTTGGCATCCGCATGGTCACCCTTGATGACCTTCTGGTTGAGAGTGATTTCATCACCGTTCACCTTCCAAAGACACCAGAAACCATTGGTCTGATCGGTGATGCAGAGCTTCACAAGGTCAAGCCAACCGTGCGCATTATTAACGCTGCTCGTGGCGGCATTGTTGATGAAAAGGCTTTGTACGAAGCAATTGTTGACGGTCGTGTTGCGGGCGCAGGTGTTGACGTATACGCCAAGGAGCCCTGCACTGACTCACCTTTGTTTAGCCTTGAGCAGGTTGTTGCTACCCCTCACCTTGGTGCATCAACAGATGAAGCTCAGGAAAAAGCTGGCATCGCAGTTGCTCGCTCAGTACGTCTTGCGCTTGCTGGCGAACTCGTACCTGACGCAGTGAACGTCCAAGGTGGCCAAATGGCCGACCAGATCAAGCCGCTTGTTCCACTTGCTGAGCAGCTCGGTCTGATCGCATGCAGCTTGGCAGGTGACGCGGTTGAGCGTGTTGACGTTGAAGTACTTGGTGACGTTATTGATCACGATGTTCGCGTACTTGAACTCAGTGCGCTCAAGGGTGTCTTCCAGAACCTTGTTCATGATCCAGTGTCATTCGTCAATGCTCCGGTGCTCGCTGAACAGCGTGGCGTAGAAGTTGCTTTGACCACAAATCGCGAAAGTGGCGATCATCGCTCGCTCGTCCGTGTGCGTCTAACGCTGACAAACGGTTCAAAGGTCGAAGTTGCGGGAACATCAACCGGTCCACGTAATATCGGCAAGCTCGTTGAACTTGATGGCTACGACATAGACGTCGCAATCAGTGATCAACTTGCATTCCTTCGCTACCACGACAAGCCAGGCGTCGTTGGTGTCGTTGGCCGCGTTCTTGGTGAAGCAGGCGTGAACATCGCCAACATGCAGGTAGCTCGCAATGATTCCGGTCATGCACT